GCGGCCAGAAGGACCGCCGCCGCGGTGAGCAGGGCTGGGACGGTGTCGACGGAAAGCATGGGCATACGTTACACGCCCCGCCGGTCCGTGTCGCGGCGGTCCCGGAAGCGCCCGCTCGACATGGGGCGACGCGACCGGTAACATCTGCCTTTTAACGCATGGGAGCGATTCACCGAATGTCGCGGGCAACACAGAGCATGATGCTGATCGCCGTGCTGGCGGCGATGACGCTCACGGGCTGCGGCCCGATCAAGATGCCGCGCATGCCCGTGCCGGTGCAGGACCCGACGACGGACATCGCTTCGGTCAATCTCGTCGACGCGTCGGAGAAGGCGGGCAAGTATGACATCACGATCACGCTCGTGAACCCCAACAACTTCGAGTTGCCGATGACCTTCGCCACGTACAGCTTGACCGTCGGCGAGCGGACCTACGAAGGCAGCGCGATTCCGAATACGACGCTGCCCGCCCTGTCGCAGATTCAGTTCACCGTCCCGGCGGTGCTCGAGGGCCCCGCCGCCGCCGGTCAGAATTTCACGGCCGAGGGAACCATCACGCTCAATCCGCCCGGCCAGATCCGCCAGCTCATCTACGAATTGGGCATCCCCATGCCCACCGCCCACTTCGACGGACAAGGCACCGTCCAATCCACCTTGACGCCGACCGCCAAACCCTGATTCGCCATCGCCCTTCCCCCGCCGCCCCGCTCCGCCTATCATGACCCTCCCCCCGCAAGCCCCGGATCGCCCCCTGCCTCCGCCCCCTGATCCCCGATCCCCAACCCCCGATCCCCGAACAATGCCCCGTCCCGCTATCGAACTTGTCTGCTTCGACCTCGGCGGCGTCCTCTTGCGCTGCGTGAGCGGATGGGCGCACGCCTGCCAAATCGCCGGCGTGCCGATGCTCGACGCCATCGCCGACCCCGCCAATCGCGACCCGTTCCTGCGGGCGTCGCACGCCATGGAAGTCGGCCGCATCACCCCCGATCAGTTCATCGACCGCATCACCGAATTGAGCCCCTACACGCGCGATCAGGTTCAGGCCGTCCTCAGCGCGTGGATCATCGGCGTCTACGACGGCGTCGATGCCCTCCTCGACCGACTCCTCGCCGCCAATGTCCGCATCGCCCTGCTTTCCAACACCAACGCGCTGCACTGGTCGTTCATCGAGCACGAGGACCGCTACAAAATCGTCGACCGCATCCCCCACCGTTTCGCCAGCCACCTCATCGGCGCCCGCAAACCCGACGGCCCGGCGTATCAGCATGTCGAAACCGCGCTGGGCGTCGATCCCGAATCGATCCTCTTCTTCGATGACCTGGAGGAGAACATCACCGGAGCCGTCTGGCAACACTGGCACACCCAGCGCATCGACCCCGCCGGGGACACCGCTTCGCAAATCGAAAAATACCTCAAGCGCTACGGCGTGATGGATTAGGAGTTTCTGGTTTCCAGTTTCTGGTTTCTTGTTGCGGGGGCTCCGGGGGTTCGGGTTTCGAGTTTGGGGATTCGCGTTTACAATCCACCTATGACCACCCTTCAAACACATCCCGCGGCCGAGATCGCTCCGCAGCGTGTCTGGCGCGTCGAGGTTCATCCGCTTCACGAAACCGATGATCCGCGTGCGGCCAGTCTCGCGCACGAAGTCGCCGACCTGCATCTCGCGCCGTCGCTGACGAAAGTCACCAGTGCGCGCGTCTATCTGATTCAGGGGCCGTTCGACGAGGCGACGATCCGCCGCATCGCCTCCGAACTGCTCACCGACCCGATCGATCAGCGCTACACGCTGGGCGCGACGCCGGCGACCGACGGCGCTTCGCTCATCGAAGTGCATTACCTGCCGGGCGTGATGGACCCCGTCGCCCTGTCGGCCCAGGACGCCATCGCCGAAATGACCGGCGGGGGAAAATGCCAAGTGCGCACGGGCTTCCGCTACGACCTGAGCGGCATCGACGGCGCGACGGCTCAGACGATCGCGAGCCGCCTGCTCGCCAATGCGGTGATTCAATCGGTGAGTTTCGAGCCGCAGTGTCCGGAGCATTTCATCGAGGGCCGGCCGTACGAGATGACGCTCACGCATGTGCCGATCCGCGACTTGGACGACGCGGCGCTCGTCAAAATGTCGCGCGAGGCGCATCTGTTTTTGTCGCTCACGGAGATGCAGGCGATTCGTCAGTATTACCGTGACGCCGGGCGGGAGCCGACGGATGTGGAGCTTGAAACGCTCGCGCAGACGTGGAGCGAGCATTGCGTTCACAAGACGCTCAAGTCGCGGATTCGATACGTGGAAAGCTCAGACATGGCGATGCCCGGGCGTTCAGCGTGGACGAATCGCCCGGGGCATACGATCGACGCGGACGGGGCGCTGATCATCGACAATCTCTTGAAAAGCACCATCGCCGCCGCGACGAACAAGCTCATCGCCGACGGGCTCAACTGGTGCATCAGCGTGTTCGTCGACAACGCGGGGATCATCCGCTTCGACGATGAACATGCGGTGACGTTCAAGGTCGAGACGCACAACCACCCCAGCGCGATCGAACCCTACGGCGGCGCGGCGACGGGCATCGGCGGGTGCATCCGCGACACGATGGGCACGGGACTGGCCGCCAAACCCATCGCCAACACCGACATCTTCGCCGTCGCCGATCCGAACACGCCCCCGGAAAGTTTGCCCAAGGGTGTGTTGCACCCAAGGCGCGTGCTCAAGCAGGTCGTCGCCGGCGTGCGGGACTACGGCAACCGGATGGGCATTCCGACGGTCAACGGCGCGGTCGCCTTCGATGACCGCTACCTCGGCAATCCGCTCGTGTTCGCGGGGTCGGTGGGGCTGATCCCCAATGACAAATGCTTCGGCTCCGCCAAGGCGGGCGACCGCATCATCGTGCTCGGCGGGCGCACCGGGCGCGACGGGATTCACGGCGCGACGTTCAGTTCCGCCGAACTGACCGACACGCACGCCGACGAATTCTCCCACGCTGTGCAGATCGGCAACGCCATCACGGAAAAGAAAACGCTCGACGTGATTCTCCAGGCGCGCGATCACGCCGGCGGCTGTTTGTACAACGCCATCACCGACTGCGGGGCCGGGGGATTCAGCTCGGCGGTGGGCGAGATGGGCGAAAAGCTCGGGGCGCATGTGCAGCTTGAAAAAGCCCCGCTCAAATATGACGGGCTTTCGTACACTGAAATCTGGATCAGCGAAGCGCAGGAACGCATGGTCATGGCGGTGTCGCCGGACAAGGTGGCGACGCTCGCCGCGCTGTGCGAAGCGGAGGACGTCGAGATCTGCGATCTGGGCGAATTCGGCACGGACAACGCCGAGCTGGTGCTGACCTATCGCGGAACCGAAGTCGGCCGCCTCGCCATGCACCTCCTGCACGAAGGCATCCCCCAGCCGGTGCGCGAAGCGGCATGGGAGTGCGGAGTTGGGCGTTCGGAGTGCGGAGTGAAAACCTCCGCGCCTTCTCACTCCACACTCCACACTCCACACTCCGCACTCCGCAAGACGCTTATTTCGCTTCTCGCCAATCCCAACATCGCCTCCAAGCACTGGGTCATTCGCCAGTACGATCACGAAGTGCAGGCGGGGTCGGTGGTCAAACCGCTGACCGGTCCGCAGATGGACGGTCCCAGCGACGCGGCGGTGCTGCGTCCCAAGCTCACTTCGCAGCGCGGCATCGCCCTGTCATGCGGTCTGCAATCGGCGCTGGGCGATGTGGACCCGTACTGGATGACGCTGGCGGCGATTGATGAAGCGGTGCGCAATGCGGTGTGCGTCGGCGCCCGGCCGGATCGCGTGGCGATTCTCGACAACTTCTGCTGGGCCGACTGCTCCAAGCCCGCCAACCTCGGCTCGCTCGTCCGGGCGGCCGAGGCGTGCTACGACGGAGCGCTCGCCTACCGCACGCCGTTCATCTCGGGCAAGGACTCGCTCAATAATCAGTTCACCACGGACGAAGGCAAGACCATCGCGATCCCGCCGACGCTGCTCATCAGCGCGATCGGCATCGTTGATGATGTGAACAACTGCGTGACAATGGACGCGAAAACGCCGGGGAACATGCTGATCCTCGTCGGCGTGACGACGCCGCAGATGGGCGCCTCCGCCGCTTGCGGCTTGGCAACTTCCGACATCCCGCGCGTCGATCTCACGACCGCGCCGAAAGTTCTCGCCGCCGTCGCCGACCTGATCGGGGCGGGTTTCGTCCGCAGCGCGCACGACTGTTCCGAAGGCGGTCTGCTTGTCGCCGCCACGGAGATGGCTTTCGCCGGCCGCCTCGGCTTGGACCTGAACCTCGCCGGCGTCCCCCGCCCCCGCAATGGCGACCTTTCCGACTTCGCCGCATGCTTTGCCGAGACGCCGACGCGCGTGCTTTTGGAAATCGAGCCCGACCGCTTCGACGCCCTCGCCCGCAAGCTCCGCGCCGCGAACATCCCCTTCGGGCACGTCGGCACGTTCAACGACGGTAACCGTCTCGTCGTGCGGGATGACCAGTCGAAGATCGCAGCGGAATGGACGAACGACGAAATGCTCGACACCTGGCTCAAACCGCTGGACTGGTAAACCCCCGGAACGCTCCCCCGGAACGCTCCCTCGCGGCGCGGCTAAACTATCATGGACATGAAACCCAACACCCTCATCATCCGCACCGCCGGGACCAACTGCGATCTCGAACTGGCGCACGCCTTCGAGCTCGCCGGGGCGGACGTGCAGCGCGTGCATCTCAATGATCTGATCGCCCGGCCCGAGCAGTTGGATGCTTTTGACATGCTGGCCCTCGCCGGCGGGTTCAGCTACGGCGACGACATCGCCGCCGGCCGCATCTTCGCCAATCGCCTTCGTCACGCGCTCTATCCCGCGCTGCGCAGTTTCATCGCGGCGGGCAAACCCGTGATCGGCATCTGCAACGGGTTCCAGCTCATGGTCAAGGCGGGGCTTCTGCCCGGCTTCGAGCTGCCCGAGGACGGCGCGCCGCCGCAGATCGTGACGCTGACGGACAATGCCAACATGCGCTTCATCGACCAATGGGTCGGCGTCCGCGTCGAACCCGAAACCGTCTGCATCTGGACGCAGGGGCTCGATCGCTTCGAGTTGCCCATCGCGCATGGCGAAGGGCGATTCCTCGCCGACGATGCGGTGCTCGATCGGCTCGAAGCGCAGAAGCAGGTCGCGCTGCGATACACCGACAATCCCAACGGGTCCAGGCGCGACATCGCCGGCGTGTGCGACCCGACCGGGCTCGTCTTCGGCCTCATGCCCCACCCCGAACGCTTCACGCATAAAACCAATCACCCCCATTGGACCCGCAAGACGATCACGTCCCCGGCGGGCCTGAAGATGTTCACCAATGCCGTGGCGCACGTGACCCAGACCGCTGCCGCCGCATCATGAGCATCGAACACGACACGGCGCGTCACTGCTTTTATCAGCGCTGCGGCGAATACGAAGCCGTCCTCATGTACGCCCGGCGCGACCGCGTCATCGACCTCTATCACATCTACGTGCCGGACCCCTGTCGCAACCGCGGCCTCGCCGGCTACCTCCTCGCCGCCGCCTTCGACTTCGCCCGGGCCGAAACTCTCAAAGTCATCCCCACCTGCCCCTTCATCCGCAACGATTTCCTCCCGCGTTTTCCGCAGTATCACGACATCGTCGACTTCGACGCACAGCCGTTTCCCTTTCGCGGAATCTGAACGCTGGCGTGCTATGCTTTGAGCATGCTTACTGATGCAATCAAGAACATCATTCGCGAAGTCGACGCCCTGCGCGAGCAGGTGGATGATCACTGGCAGATTCCGGCGGATGAGGGCATGTTGCTTTATCAGCTTGTCAAAGCGGCGCGGTGTGTGAGCGTGTGCGAGATCGGGACGAGTTACGGGTTTTCGACGCTGCATCTGGCGGCGGCGGCGCGGGGGAGCGGCGGGTACGTGCACACGATCGACGCCGAGCCGCGCAAGACGAAGGCGGCGACGGAGTATCTCAAACGCGCGGGGCTGCTCGATGCGGTGACGCTGCACACGGGCAAGGCGCAGGACGTGCTCAAGACGATGAAGCCGGCGAAGCCGTTCGATTTTGCGTTCATCGATGCGTGGAAGGATCAGAGTTTTGAGTATCTGGAAGCGCTGATGCCGCATCTCGGGGCGCGGGCGATTTTGACCACGGACAACATTTCGACGCATCCCGATGAGCTGTCGGGCTTCGTCAAACATCTGCGCTCGCTGCCGGGGGCGACCAGTTGTCCGGTCGATGTGGGCAACGGGTTTGAGCTGACGATTCTCGATCGTTAACCGCGCATTTTGATGACGATCTTGCCGTGCACCGTGCCCGTCTCCTGCTCGGCGTGCGCGGCGGGCAGATCGTCCAGCGCGATCACCTTGTGCAGACACGTTTTCAATTTCCCCGCGTCGATCAACTCGGCGGCGGTGGCGAGCATTTCGCCCTGCGACTCGACGTTCATGTTGTGCAATTGCTTGGCGCCCATGAACTCCATGTGCAGCGTGGCGTTCTTGCGGAAAAGCGCGGGGACGATGCGGCCGTTGTCATTGAGCACGATCGTCACCATGCGCCCCAGCGGCGCGACGCAGTCGAGGGACTGATCGAAGACCGGCCCCCCCACCGTGTCGAACACGACGGGGCAGAGTTTCCCGCCGGTTTCCTCCTTGACGCGCTCGATGATGTTTTCAGACTTGTAGTTGATGACGACGTCGGCGCCGAGTTTTTTGCACAGGGCGACGGAGTCATCGGTGCTCGCGGTGGTGAACACGCGGCAGCCGTGATGATGAGCGAGTTGAAGCGCGATATGCCCGACGCCCCCGGCCCCGGCGTGAATCAAGACCGTCTCGCCGCGATGCATCCCGACACGCTCGTGCAGGGCCTCCCATGCCGTGAGCGTCACCAGGGGAAAAGCCGCGGCGGTGACGTGATCGATGCTTTTGGGCTTGATCGCCAGCACGCGCGCATCGACGAGCACATACTCCGCGTGCGCGCCATGCTTGAAAAGCGAAGGCGAGGCGTACACTTCGTCGCCGACTTTGAAGTGCGCGACGTTGGGCCCGATCGCGGCGATGACGCCTGAGACGTCATACCCCGGTATCAACGGAAACGTTTTGGGCCCGTGCAGTCCCTTGCGGATTTTCGTGTCGACGGGGTTGAGGGCCGCGGCGTGGACTTCGACGAGGACTTCGCCGCTTGCGGGCGTCGGCTTGGGCATGTCGGCGAGTTTGAGAACGTCGGGGCCGCCGAATTGAGTGATGGTCATCGCGCGCATGGGGTCGCTCCCTGTTCGAAAGTCGAGGCATTGTACAATAGCCCGACCATGACTCATTCGCTCCCATCGTTCGCCTTGTCCGAGCGGGCTGCACGCACCGTCGAGCAGCCCATCGGTTATCTGATGGCGCAGGCGGTGAGCAATCCGAATCTCATCTCGCTGGCGGCGGGACTCGTCGATTACCCGACGCTGCCGACGCAGGCGGTGGAACAGGTTTTGCACGAACTTTTGTCCGACGAAGTCAAAGCCCGGCTCGCGCTTCAGTACGGCACGACCGAGGGCTTCGCCGCCTTGCGCGTCCGACTGCTCGAACACATGGCGCACCTCGACGGACTGACGCCCGCTGACTTTTCCGCGACGGCCGACGACGTGATCGTCACGACCGGCTCGCAGCAGATCCTCTTCGTGCTGACCGACATCCTCGTCAATCCCGGCGACATCGTCATCGCGGAGTGGCCCAGCTATTTCGTCTACACCGGGGCGCTGGCGACGATGGGTGCGCAGGTGCGCTGCGTGGATATGGATGAGGAAGGCATCATTCCCGAAGCGCTCGAAGCGTTATTTCAACAGATCGAATCGGAAGGTCAGCTTCCGCGCGTCAAGATCGTCTACACCTGCGACTATCATCAGAACCCGACGGGCATCACCTTGTCCGCCGACCGTCGTCCGCGCATTGCGGAGATTGTGCGGAAATACTCGAAGAAACATCGCATTCTGCTGCTCGAAGACGCGGCGTACCGGGAATTGACGTACGAAGGCGACGCTCCGCCGTCGATCAAGCGGCATGACCCGCGCAATGAATTCGTCGCGCTGACGCAGACGTTCAGTAAGCCCTTCGCCCCCGGACTCAAGACGGGATATGCGCTGCTGCCGCGCGATCTGGTGGAGCCGGTGCTTTTGCAGAAGGGGTCGCACGATTTCGGGTCGGTGAATCTGGTGCAGCATCTTCTGGCGGCGGCGATGCGCAGCGGGGCGTATGCGGCACAGGTATCGCGCCTGTGCGGGCATTACGCGCACAAGCGCGATGCGATGCTCAAGGCGCTGGAGGAACACCTGGGTGATTTCGAGCCCGGCGCTTCCGGGGCTTCCGGGGCTTCCGGGGGGACGCATTGGACGCATCCGCGCGGCGGGCTGTACGTCTGGCTGACGCTGCCGGAGCGGTTTGACACGGGCATGGCGGGGCCGCTGTTCAAGGCGGCGATGGCGGAAGGCGTGATTTACGTGCCGGGGGCGTTCTGCTATCCGGGCGATGCGACGCGCGCGACGCCGACGCATGCGATGCGTTTGAGCTTCGGCACGGCGACGATCGAGCAGATACACGAAGGCGTGCGGCGACTGGCCGCGGCGATCAGGCGGGCGACTTGATGTTGACCCACGTGTGCACGTGCGGCTTGCCGCGGAAGTACCAGACCATGTTGGGCCCTTCAAGCTGCCAGACGTCCATGACGCCGTCGTTGCCGATGTCCATGTTCGAGTAGAACGACATGGCCAGCGCATCGATGCCCCCGCCGGCTTCGATGAGCTTCATCGATTCGTCGGCGTCGACCTTGCGGAACGGCGCGAGCAGGTCGGCCATGACGTTCCGCACAAGCTGCTTCTGATCGGGCGAAAGCTCGCTGCACGGAATGCCGGCCAGTCCCTCGCGCTTGCCGGTGACGTTGACGGTCGCCAGCCCGTTCTCATCGCGGGCGTCGGTACGGAGCGCCATCGCGCGCTGTTTGCCGTCGAGCGATGCGAGGACTTCGTTGGCGCGCTTGGCCTGATACCAGTAGATGTTGTCCTCGTGCTGGGGGCTTTCGTTGAAGCTGCGGGCGGCGTGGCCATAAAAGATCGGCCCGCCGAAGGCCGCGCCTTCGACGCTGTCGCCGTCGCAGCGGCGCGTGACGTGACGGCCCGTGAGCACGAACTCGAACTTGCCCGTGCCCGGCTCGCCGAAGATCGCCACCGAACAACCCCCGAAGCCCGGCTTGCCGTTGTCATGTTCAACCTGCTGCATCACCGACGCCGCGTACTGCTCGCTGTGCAGCGCGTTGAAAATCTGCTTCACAAGATCCTGCTGATCGGGGTTGAACACGCTGGCGATGCGGCCGTCGACGATGTGCCAGTTGTTGTCGACTTCGAAGCGCAGCTTGTGATCGAAGGGGAAACAGATCGACTGGCGCTGCGCTTCATTGAGACTGCCGTAGAGTTGCTGCACGAGCGTTTCGCCCGTCGGCTTCGCCGCCGGCTCCGCGGCCCGCAGCATCGGCGGCACCGCCAGCGAGATCGCCGCCGCCTGCACGAACCGGCGACGCGTCATCGGCAGCGCGGAACAATCCGGACACGACGCAGGCGCGGGACGCTCAGACATGGCGGGCCTCCTTTTGGGATGCATCAGTATAGACCACGCGGGCGCATGTCACGATCGGCGCATCGCCATCGCCCTGCCGCCGGACCCGCCCATGAAAAAACCCCGGCGATCGGCCGGGGTTTTGGAAATCATTCGGATCAGCGATCCTTTCACGCGTCGGCGGGGCCTTCGACGCCGCCGGTGAATTCGCCGTCGTTGGCGGCGTGACCGGTGAGGACCTGCGCGTGGTAGCCGCCCTTGCTCTTGAAGTACACGATCAAAATGATGTAGCCACCGAGCATGATCATCGGGAACATCGCCATGTTCGCCAGAGCGCCCTGCGTGCTCTTGGCACGGACCGCCCCGATTTCATCCTTGACTTTGGCCTGCTCAGCTTCGGGCATCGCTGCGATCAGGGCATCAAGCTTCGCATCGTCGATGGTCTTGTACTTGATGATTTCGTAGATGCTCTTCTCATCGAGTACCGAAAGCTGACCACCCTGCAAGAGGCCGGGGACGGTCTGTGCGATCGGTGCGGCGGTGACGGCTTCAATGTTTTTGTCGGCCTGAAGCGTCCCGATGTAAGGGAAGCCGAGTACGCCGACGGCGAGCATGCCGATGCCGCCCAAGCCGTTGAGGGTCATCGCCCCGCCCTTGGGCGTCTGCTCGGACACGACGCCGAGCATCGTGGGCCAGAAGAAGGTCTTGCCGAAGGCATAGAGCGTCGCGGCGACGAAGATCATCACGCCCGCCGCGCCGGAGAGCATGAACAATCCACCGATCGCCAGAGCCGCCGACATCGCGAGCAGGCCCAACGGTGAAAGACTGTGCACGATCGGGCCGGCACAGAAGCGCAGGATCATCATGATGACCGAGGTGTAGACGAGGATCCAGCCGGGATGGAAGTGGCCTTTGGAGACGCCCTCCATAATGCCGGTGATCCATCCATCCGTGCCGATTTCCGTGGTGGCCAACGGCATCATGATCAAGATCATGAAAAACAGGAAGGGGCGTCCCAGACTGCGCGTGTACGCGCCAAATGCCACGACGATCGCGATGCCGATGCCGATGAACAGAATGCGGTTGGCATCGCCGAAGAAGTCAATGAGCTGAAGCGTCACAAGGAAGCCGACGACCGCCGCGCCCAGAATGCCGAATTCCGCGAGCATCTGACGATAGGAAACGCCCGCCGCCTCGCGCTCCTGCACGGGGAACTTGAGCGGCAGCAGCATGAAAAAGTAGATCAGCGCCGGGACTGCGAGGATGCCAACCTTGATCCACCAGGGGACATTGTCAATGAAGATCGTAAAGATGCCAGCGAC
The sequence above is drawn from the Planctomycetota bacterium genome and encodes:
- a CDS encoding HAD-IA family hydrolase, with the translated sequence MTLPPQAPDRPLPPPPDPRSPTPDPRTMPRPAIELVCFDLGGVLLRCVSGWAHACQIAGVPMLDAIADPANRDPFLRASHAMEVGRITPDQFIDRITELSPYTRDQVQAVLSAWIIGVYDGVDALLDRLLAANVRIALLSNTNALHWSFIEHEDRYKIVDRIPHRFASHLIGARKPDGPAYQHVETALGVDPESILFFDDLEENITGAVWQHWHTQRIDPAGDTASQIEKYLKRYGVMD
- the purL gene encoding phosphoribosylformylglycinamidine synthase subunit PurL, coding for MTTLQTHPAAEIAPQRVWRVEVHPLHETDDPRAASLAHEVADLHLAPSLTKVTSARVYLIQGPFDEATIRRIASELLTDPIDQRYTLGATPATDGASLIEVHYLPGVMDPVALSAQDAIAEMTGGGKCQVRTGFRYDLSGIDGATAQTIASRLLANAVIQSVSFEPQCPEHFIEGRPYEMTLTHVPIRDLDDAALVKMSREAHLFLSLTEMQAIRQYYRDAGREPTDVELETLAQTWSEHCVHKTLKSRIRYVESSDMAMPGRSAWTNRPGHTIDADGALIIDNLLKSTIAAATNKLIADGLNWCISVFVDNAGIIRFDDEHAVTFKVETHNHPSAIEPYGGAATGIGGCIRDTMGTGLAAKPIANTDIFAVADPNTPPESLPKGVLHPRRVLKQVVAGVRDYGNRMGIPTVNGAVAFDDRYLGNPLVFAGSVGLIPNDKCFGSAKAGDRIIVLGGRTGRDGIHGATFSSAELTDTHADEFSHAVQIGNAITEKKTLDVILQARDHAGGCLYNAITDCGAGGFSSAVGEMGEKLGAHVQLEKAPLKYDGLSYTEIWISEAQERMVMAVSPDKVATLAALCEAEDVEICDLGEFGTDNAELVLTYRGTEVGRLAMHLLHEGIPQPVREAAWECGVGRSECGVKTSAPSHSTLHTPHSALRKTLISLLANPNIASKHWVIRQYDHEVQAGSVVKPLTGPQMDGPSDAAVLRPKLTSQRGIALSCGLQSALGDVDPYWMTLAAIDEAVRNAVCVGARPDRVAILDNFCWADCSKPANLGSLVRAAEACYDGALAYRTPFISGKDSLNNQFTTDEGKTIAIPPTLLISAIGIVDDVNNCVTMDAKTPGNMLILVGVTTPQMGASAACGLATSDIPRVDLTTAPKVLAAVADLIGAGFVRSAHDCSEGGLLVAATEMAFAGRLGLDLNLAGVPRPRNGDLSDFAACFAETPTRVLLEIEPDRFDALARKLRAANIPFGHVGTFNDGNRLVVRDDQSKIAAEWTNDEMLDTWLKPLDW
- the purQ gene encoding phosphoribosylformylglycinamidine synthase I, with amino-acid sequence MKPNTLIIRTAGTNCDLELAHAFELAGADVQRVHLNDLIARPEQLDAFDMLALAGGFSYGDDIAAGRIFANRLRHALYPALRSFIAAGKPVIGICNGFQLMVKAGLLPGFELPEDGAPPQIVTLTDNANMRFIDQWVGVRVEPETVCIWTQGLDRFELPIAHGEGRFLADDAVLDRLEAQKQVALRYTDNPNGSRRDIAGVCDPTGLVFGLMPHPERFTHKTNHPHWTRKTITSPAGLKMFTNAVAHVTQTAAAAS
- a CDS encoding N-acetyltransferase, translating into MSIEHDTARHCFYQRCGEYEAVLMYARRDRVIDLYHIYVPDPCRNRGLAGYLLAAAFDFARAETLKVIPTCPFIRNDFLPRFPQYHDIVDFDAQPFPFRGI
- a CDS encoding methyltransferase, translating into MLTDAIKNIIREVDALREQVDDHWQIPADEGMLLYQLVKAARCVSVCEIGTSYGFSTLHLAAAARGSGGYVHTIDAEPRKTKAATEYLKRAGLLDAVTLHTGKAQDVLKTMKPAKPFDFAFIDAWKDQSFEYLEALMPHLGARAILTTDNISTHPDELSGFVKHLRSLPGATSCPVDVGNGFELTILDR
- a CDS encoding zinc-binding dehydrogenase is translated as MSHGRAIVQCLDFRTGSDPMRAMTITQFGGPDVLKLADMPKPTPASGEVLVEVHAAALNPVDTKIRKGLHGPKTFPLIPGYDVSGVIAAIGPNVAHFKVGDEVYASPSLFKHGAHAEYVLVDARVLAIKPKSIDHVTAAAFPLVTLTAWEALHERVGMHRGETVLIHAGAGGVGHIALQLAHHHGCRVFTTASTDDSVALCKKLGADVVINYKSENIIERVKEETGGKLCPVVFDTVGGPVFDQSLDCVAPLGRMVTIVLNDNGRIVPALFRKNATLHMEFMGAKQLHNMNVESQGEMLATAAELIDAGKLKTCLHKVIALDDLPAAHAEQETGTVHGKIVIKMRG
- a CDS encoding aminotransferase class I/II-fold pyridoxal phosphate-dependent enzyme, which gives rise to MTHSLPSFALSERAARTVEQPIGYLMAQAVSNPNLISLAAGLVDYPTLPTQAVEQVLHELLSDEVKARLALQYGTTEGFAALRVRLLEHMAHLDGLTPADFSATADDVIVTTGSQQILFVLTDILVNPGDIVIAEWPSYFVYTGALATMGAQVRCVDMDEEGIIPEALEALFQQIESEGQLPRVKIVYTCDYHQNPTGITLSADRRPRIAEIVRKYSKKHRILLLEDAAYRELTYEGDAPPSIKRHDPRNEFVALTQTFSKPFAPGLKTGYALLPRDLVEPVLLQKGSHDFGSVNLVQHLLAAAMRSGAYAAQVSRLCGHYAHKRDAMLKALEEHLGDFEPGASGASGASGGTHWTHPRGGLYVWLTLPERFDTGMAGPLFKAAMAEGVIYVPGAFCYPGDATRATPTHAMRLSFGTATIEQIHEGVRRLAAAIRRAT
- a CDS encoding DUF3500 domain-containing protein; its protein translation is MTRRRFVQAAAISLAVPPMLRAAEPAAKPTGETLVQQLYGSLNEAQRQSICFPFDHKLRFEVDNNWHIVDGRIASVFNPDQQDLVKQIFNALHSEQYAASVMQQVEHDNGKPGFGGCSVAIFGEPGTGKFEFVLTGRHVTRRCDGDSVEGAAFGGPIFYGHAARSFNESPQHEDNIYWYQAKRANEVLASLDGKQRAMALRTDARDENGLATVNVTGKREGLAGIPCSELSPDQKQLVRNVMADLLAPFRKVDADESMKLIEAGGGIDALAMSFYSNMDIGNDGVMDVWQLEGPNMVWYFRGKPHVHTWVNIKSPA
- a CDS encoding MFS transporter; the encoded protein is MGNSKDKVLFWGCFIALITTAFGFIARMFLIGTWAKEFGLDPAEAGRLAGIGIWPFAVSIIGFSLIIDRIGYKTAMFFAFLGHMIWAVMGVSAYFMSQGGNKESAYQMLYWGSLILGLANGTVEAFINPVVATMFNKEKTKWLNMLHAGWPGGLVVAGIFTIFIDNVPWWIKVGILAVPALIYFFMLLPLKFPVQEREAAGVSYRQMLAEFGILGAAVVGFLVTLQLIDFFGDANRILFIGIGIAIVVAFGAYTRSLGRPFLFFMILIMMPLATTEIGTDGWITGIMEGVSKGHFHPGWILVYTSVIMMILRFCAGPIVHSLSPLGLLAMSAALAIGGLFMLSGAAGVMIFVAATLYAFGKTFFWPTMLGVVSEQTPKGGAMTLNGLGGIGMLAVGVLGFPYIGTLQADKNIEAVTAAPIAQTVPGLLQGGQLSVLDEKSIYEIIKYKTIDDAKLDALIAAMPEAEQAKVKDEIGAVRAKSTQGALANMAMFPMIMLGGYIILIVYFKSKGGYHAQVLTGHAANDGEFTGGVEGPADA